In one window of Cellulophaga sp. HaHa_2_95 DNA:
- a CDS encoding HD domain-containing protein, whose product MIKLKKLEIFNDPIYGFINIPTPLVFSLIAEPSFQRLRRISQMGMSYLVYPGAHHTRFHHALGCMHLMQQAVQILRIKDIDISEKEEEGLLCAILLHDIGHGPFSHAMEHSIVEGVSHEYISLQFMESLNKKFKGKLTTAIAIFKGEHSKKFLNQLVSSQLDIDRLDYLKRDSFYTGVAEGNINSERLITMLNVVDNELVVERKGIYSVEKFLMARRFMYWQVYLHKTGLVAEQLLISILKRAKELLARGEKLACSDALMFFMTNKIGKDDFTESNLNRFASLDDVDILSAIKQWQNSSDFTLSKLSEMILNRELLQIKIKNKPISLKKLAKQRAVFMKEYQLNEHDVNYFVYTGIVQNQTYDSKKQNIKILNDNGKVTDVVKASDQLNLKTVSKITTKYYICYPKLTV is encoded by the coding sequence TTGATAAAGTTAAAGAAACTTGAAATTTTTAATGATCCTATTTACGGATTTATTAACATTCCTACGCCTTTAGTTTTTAGTTTGATTGCTGAACCTAGCTTTCAACGCTTACGCAGAATATCTCAAATGGGCATGTCTTATTTGGTATATCCGGGGGCACACCATACGCGTTTTCATCATGCTTTAGGGTGTATGCATCTTATGCAACAAGCAGTGCAGATTCTTCGAATAAAAGACATTGACATTTCTGAAAAAGAAGAGGAAGGCTTGCTTTGTGCTATTTTATTGCATGATATTGGTCACGGCCCTTTTTCACATGCCATGGAACATAGTATTGTTGAAGGGGTGAGTCATGAATATATCTCGCTACAATTCATGGAGTCTTTGAATAAAAAATTTAAAGGTAAACTAACGACAGCTATTGCTATTTTTAAAGGGGAGCATTCTAAGAAATTTTTAAATCAATTGGTTTCTAGTCAGTTAGATATTGATCGATTAGATTATTTAAAACGAGACAGCTTTTACACGGGTGTTGCGGAAGGTAACATTAATTCGGAGCGTTTAATTACCATGTTGAATGTAGTAGATAACGAGCTCGTAGTAGAACGAAAAGGGATTTATTCTGTCGAGAAATTTCTTATGGCTCGGAGGTTTATGTATTGGCAAGTCTATTTACATAAAACAGGTTTGGTGGCAGAACAGCTGCTTATAAGTATTTTAAAAAGAGCAAAGGAGCTGCTAGCAAGAGGAGAGAAGCTAGCGTGTAGTGATGCGCTTATGTTCTTTATGACTAATAAAATAGGTAAGGATGATTTCACCGAATCAAATTTAAATCGTTTTGCTTCACTAGATGACGTGGATATTTTATCTGCAATTAAACAATGGCAGAATTCGTCCGATTTTACGCTTTCTAAACTTTCTGAAATGATTTTAAATAGGGAATTATTGCAGATTAAGATAAAAAATAAGCCTATCAGCCTAAAAAAACTAGCGAAACAACGTGCTGTTTTTATGAAAGAATACCAGTTGAATGAACATGATGTAAATTATTTTGTATACACAGGAATCGTTCAAAATCAGACCTATGATTCTAAAAAACAAAATATTAAAATATTAAATGATAATGGAAAAGTTACTGATGTTGTAAAGGCTTCTGATCAATTAAATTTGAAAACAGTTTCTAAAATTACCACCAAGTATTATATCTGTTATCCTAAACTTACTGTTTAA
- the lpxD gene encoding UDP-3-O-(3-hydroxymyristoyl)glucosamine N-acyltransferase, producing the protein MKFTASQIAGILEGELEGNPDIAVDKLAKIEEGEQGSLTFLANPKYTQHIYTTKSSITIVNKDFVAEHDLSTTLIKVDDAYESFSKLLEYYNQVKNNKTGIESPSFISASTTYGEDCYIGAFAYIGENVVLGDKVKIYPNVYVGDNVRLGDNVIVFAGAKIYSESVIGNNCVIHSGVIVGSDGFGFTPNAEGEYKKVPQTGNVIIEDNVDIGAGTTIDRATLGSTIIRKGVKLDNQIQIAHNVEIGEHTVIAAQTGVAGSTKIGKHCMIGGQVGIVGHITIGDNVRIQAQSGIGRNIKTGEVIQGSPALTYGDYNKSYVHFKNLPKIINRINEIEKKIGREQ; encoded by the coding sequence ATGAAATTTACAGCTAGTCAAATTGCGGGTATTTTGGAAGGAGAACTGGAAGGTAATCCTGATATCGCGGTTGATAAATTGGCTAAAATAGAAGAAGGAGAACAAGGGTCTCTTACTTTTTTAGCAAATCCGAAATACACACAACATATATATACTACCAAGTCTTCTATAACTATAGTGAATAAAGATTTTGTAGCAGAACATGATTTGTCAACTACACTTATTAAAGTAGATGATGCCTATGAGTCATTTTCGAAATTATTAGAATATTACAATCAAGTAAAAAATAATAAAACAGGGATTGAGAGCCCCTCGTTTATTTCAGCATCTACTACTTACGGTGAAGATTGCTATATAGGTGCCTTTGCCTATATAGGCGAAAATGTGGTGTTAGGCGATAAAGTGAAAATATATCCTAATGTTTATGTGGGAGATAATGTACGCTTAGGAGATAATGTTATTGTTTTTGCGGGTGCTAAAATCTATTCAGAATCTGTAATTGGTAATAACTGTGTGATTCATAGCGGGGTTATTGTTGGTTCAGACGGATTTGGATTTACACCAAATGCGGAGGGCGAATATAAAAAAGTGCCTCAAACAGGTAATGTAATTATTGAAGATAATGTTGATATAGGTGCAGGTACTACCATAGATAGAGCTACCTTAGGGTCTACCATAATTAGAAAAGGCGTAAAATTAGATAACCAAATACAAATTGCTCACAATGTAGAAATTGGAGAGCACACTGTAATTGCTGCGCAAACTGGCGTTGCTGGTTCTACGAAGATAGGTAAACACTGTATGATTGGTGGTCAAGTAGGTATTGTAGGGCATATCACCATAGGAGATAATGTGCGCATACAAGCGCAATCTGGTATAGGAAGAAATATAAAAACTGGAGAAGTGATACAAGGTTCTCCTGCTTTAACATATGGCGATTATAACAAGTCTTATGTACATTTTAAAAATTTACCGAAGATTATTAATAGGATTAACGAAATAGAAAAAAAGATTGGCCGTGAGCAATAA
- a CDS encoding bifunctional UDP-3-O-[3-hydroxymyristoyl] N-acetylglucosamine deacetylase/3-hydroxyacyl-ACP dehydratase, whose translation MSNKQRTIGKEVTLSGVGLHTGENVTMKLVPAPENHGYAFKRTDLEGEPIIEADAAYVVNTQRGTNLEKRGVKIQTSEHVLAALVGLEIDNVLIELNAPEPPIMDGSSKFFVEALEEAGIVEQESEREIYVVKEVISYKDEATGSEITVIPSDDYQITTMVDFGTKVLGTQNATLDKLSDFKAEISEARTFSFLHELEMLLEHGLIKGGDLNNAIVYVDKEISEETMKKLEKAFNKKKLSIKPNGILDNLTLHHPNEAARHKLLDVIGDVALAGTRIRGKIIANKPGHFVNTQFAKKLSKIIKLEKRNKVPQYDLNQPPLMDIHQIMEVLPHRPPFLLIDRILELSDTHVVGMKNVTMNENFFVGHFPGAPVMPGVLQVEAMAQTGGILVLSTVPDPENYLTFFMKMDNVKFKQKVLPGDTLTFHCSLITPIRRGICHMQAYAYANNKLVCEAELMAQIAKKK comes from the coding sequence GTGAGCAATAAACAACGAACAATTGGCAAAGAAGTTACTTTATCTGGTGTAGGATTACATACAGGAGAGAACGTTACAATGAAATTGGTACCTGCGCCAGAAAATCATGGGTATGCTTTTAAACGAACAGATTTAGAAGGAGAACCTATTATTGAGGCAGATGCAGCTTATGTTGTAAATACTCAGAGAGGGACCAATTTAGAAAAAAGGGGTGTTAAAATTCAAACTTCAGAACATGTTCTTGCAGCATTAGTAGGCTTAGAGATTGATAACGTTTTGATAGAGCTAAATGCTCCAGAACCACCGATAATGGATGGTTCTTCTAAGTTTTTCGTAGAAGCTCTTGAAGAAGCAGGTATTGTTGAGCAAGAATCTGAAAGAGAAATTTACGTAGTTAAAGAAGTGATATCGTACAAAGATGAAGCAACCGGCAGTGAAATTACGGTAATACCTTCAGACGATTATCAGATTACTACTATGGTAGATTTTGGTACTAAAGTATTAGGAACACAGAATGCTACTTTAGATAAGTTGTCAGATTTCAAGGCAGAAATTTCAGAGGCTAGAACGTTTAGTTTTCTACACGAATTGGAAATGCTTTTAGAGCACGGATTAATTAAAGGTGGAGATTTAAACAATGCTATAGTTTACGTAGATAAAGAGATTTCTGAAGAAACGATGAAAAAGCTTGAAAAAGCTTTTAACAAAAAGAAGCTGTCTATTAAACCAAACGGAATTTTAGATAACTTAACATTGCATCATCCTAATGAAGCAGCGCGCCATAAATTGTTAGATGTTATAGGTGATGTAGCTTTGGCGGGTACGCGTATCCGTGGTAAAATTATAGCCAACAAGCCAGGTCATTTTGTAAATACACAATTTGCAAAAAAACTGTCGAAAATTATAAAATTAGAAAAGCGCAATAAAGTTCCTCAATATGATTTGAATCAGCCGCCATTGATGGATATTCATCAAATTATGGAAGTACTTCCTCATAGGCCTCCGTTCTTATTGATTGATAGAATTTTAGAGCTTTCTGATACGCATGTTGTGGGAATGAAAAACGTTACAATGAACGAAAATTTCTTTGTAGGTCATTTTCCAGGTGCACCAGTAATGCCAGGAGTTTTGCAAGTAGAAGCTATGGCGCAGACTGGAGGTATTTTAGTATTAAGTACTGTTCCGGATCCAGAAAATTACTTGACATTTTTCATGAAAATGGATAATGTGAAATTTAAACAAAAAGTACTTCCAGGGGATACATTGACTTTTCACTGTAGCCTTATTACGCCAATAAGAAGAGGTATTTGTCACATGCAAGCGTATGCTTATGCAAATAATAAGCTGGTGTGTGAAGCAGAATTAATGGCGCAAATAGCTAAAAAGAAATAG
- the lpxA gene encoding acyl-ACP--UDP-N-acetylglucosamine O-acyltransferase gives MNQPLAYIHPGAKIAKNVVVEPFTTIHNNVIIGDGTWIGSNVTIMEGARIGKNCNIFPGAVISAPPQDLKYQGEETTVIIGDNTTIRECATIHKGTSDRMKTVIGKNCLIMAYCHVAHDCLVGDNCIFSNNSTLAGHVTIGDNVILAGLVAVHQFVSIGQHAFVTGGSLVRKDVPPYVKAAREPLSYVGINSVGLRRRGFTSEKIREVQNIYRILYQKNYNNSQAVQIIEAEMEATPERDEILQFIRDSQRGIMKGYFSNN, from the coding sequence ATGAATCAACCACTGGCATATATTCATCCAGGAGCTAAAATCGCTAAGAACGTAGTAGTAGAACCTTTTACCACCATTCATAATAATGTTATTATTGGCGATGGTACGTGGATTGGTTCTAACGTAACGATAATGGAAGGCGCACGAATAGGCAAAAATTGTAATATTTTTCCTGGTGCAGTAATTTCAGCACCTCCTCAAGATTTAAAATATCAAGGAGAAGAAACTACGGTTATAATTGGTGACAATACCACAATTAGAGAATGTGCAACCATTCATAAAGGAACTTCAGACCGCATGAAAACGGTAATTGGAAAAAATTGTTTAATCATGGCCTATTGCCATGTTGCCCATGACTGTTTAGTGGGGGATAATTGTATTTTTTCTAATAATTCTACTTTAGCAGGGCATGTTACTATAGGAGATAATGTGATTCTTGCAGGACTAGTTGCAGTGCATCAATTCGTGTCTATAGGACAGCATGCTTTTGTAACTGGTGGATCTTTAGTTCGTAAAGATGTTCCTCCGTATGTAAAAGCCGCGCGTGAGCCACTTTCTTATGTAGGGATCAATTCGGTAGGGCTAAGAAGAAGAGGCTTTACGTCAGAAAAAATTAGAGAAGTACAGAATATTTATAGAATTTTATATCAAAAAAACTATAACAATTCTCAAGCTGTCCAAATTATTGAGGCAGAAATGGAAGCTACTCCTGAGCGTGATGAAATTCTCCAATTTATCAGAGATTCTCAGCGCGGAATAATGAAAGGTTATTTTAGTAATAATTAA
- the efp gene encoding elongation factor P, with product MASTSDIRKGLCIRYNNDIFKIIEFLHVKPGKGPAFVRTKLKSVTTGKVLDNTFSGGSKIEDVRVETRSYQYLYPEGQTYHFMNTQDYNQITLEESALDAPGLLKEGEIVTILFNTEDSMPLSVDMPASVVLEVTYTEPGVKGNTATNATKPAKVETGAEVNVPLFINEGDKIKVDTASGSYMERVKE from the coding sequence ATGGCGTCAACATCAGATATTAGAAAAGGACTTTGCATTCGTTACAACAACGATATTTTCAAAATTATTGAATTTTTACATGTAAAACCAGGGAAGGGGCCTGCTTTTGTACGTACAAAATTGAAAAGTGTGACCACGGGTAAGGTTTTAGATAATACCTTTTCTGGAGGTAGTAAGATAGAAGATGTTCGTGTGGAAACACGCTCTTATCAATATTTATATCCTGAAGGGCAGACGTATCATTTTATGAATACGCAGGATTATAATCAAATAACCTTAGAAGAAAGTGCATTAGATGCGCCGGGTCTTTTAAAAGAAGGGGAAATAGTTACTATTCTTTTTAATACAGAAGATAGCATGCCTTTGTCTGTAGATATGCCTGCTAGTGTTGTTTTAGAGGTTACGTATACGGAACCAGGTGTAAAAGGAAACACGGCAACCAACGCTACAAAACCTGCAAAAGTAGAGACAGGAGCAGAGGTTAATGTTCCTTTATTTATAAATGAAGGTGATAAAATTAAAGTAGATACTGCTTCGGGTTCTTATATGGAACGCGTAAAAGAATAA
- a CDS encoding UDP-3-O-(3-hydroxymyristoyl)glucosamine N-acyltransferase, whose protein sequence is MKFPISHSLQQIASIIQSEFVGDADFQVLGMNEIHVVEPGDIVFVDHPKYYDKALNSKATTILINKKVDCPEGKALLISDDPFRDFNKLTAFFKPFEKSSKNISPSAKIGKDTVVQPNAFVGNNVVIGANCTIHSNVSIYDNCVIGNNVTIHAGTVLGSDAFYYKNRPEGFDKLLSGGRVVIEDNVDIGALCTLDRGVTGDTTVKKGTKIDNQVHVGHDTIIGEKCLIASQTGIAGCVIIEDEVTLWGQVGVISAITIGKKAVVLAQSGISKSLEGNATYFGSPAEEAREKMKQMAWIKQIPQIIKK, encoded by the coding sequence ATGAAGTTTCCTATTTCTCATAGTTTGCAACAAATTGCGAGTATTATTCAGTCTGAATTTGTTGGCGATGCTGATTTTCAGGTTTTAGGAATGAACGAAATTCATGTGGTAGAACCAGGTGATATTGTTTTTGTAGATCATCCTAAATATTATGATAAGGCTTTAAACTCTAAGGCGACTACTATTTTAATCAATAAAAAAGTGGATTGCCCAGAAGGAAAAGCATTGTTAATTTCTGATGATCCTTTTCGTGATTTTAATAAGCTAACCGCTTTCTTTAAGCCATTTGAGAAATCATCTAAGAATATTTCGCCATCAGCAAAAATAGGTAAGGATACAGTTGTTCAGCCTAATGCCTTTGTGGGTAATAATGTGGTAATCGGAGCTAATTGTACCATTCATTCTAATGTATCTATTTATGACAATTGTGTAATTGGTAATAATGTTACGATCCATGCCGGAACTGTTTTAGGTTCAGATGCATTTTATTATAAAAATAGGCCAGAAGGTTTTGATAAGTTGTTATCAGGTGGCCGAGTGGTGATTGAGGATAATGTTGATATTGGTGCGCTTTGTACGCTAGATAGAGGTGTTACTGGAGATACAACGGTTAAAAAAGGTACTAAGATAGATAACCAGGTGCATGTTGGTCATGATACTATTATAGGAGAGAAATGCCTAATAGCTTCGCAGACGGGAATTGCAGGCTGCGTGATTATAGAAGACGAAGTAACCTTATGGGGGCAAGTTGGAGTGATTAGTGCAATCACTATTGGAAAAAAAGCAGTAGTTTTAGCACAATCAGGAATTTCTAAATCTCTTGAAGGAAACGCCACATACTTTGGTAGTCCGGCGGAAGAAGCTCGTGAAAAAATGAAGCAAATGGCTTGGATTAAGCAAATTCCGCAAATAATAAAAAAATAG
- the sucD gene encoding succinate--CoA ligase subunit alpha, whose translation MSVLVNKDSKIIVQGFTGSEGTFHAGQMIDYGTNIVGGVTPGKGGQEHLGKPVFNTVHEAVEKVGADTTIIFVPPAFAADAIMEAANAGIKVIITITEGIPVADMVKASNYIKNMDCRLIGPNCPGVITPGEAKVGIMPGFVFKKGNVGIVSKSGTLTYEAADQVVRQGLGITTAIGIGGDPIIGTTTKEAVEMLINDPETECVVMIGEIGGQLEPDAAKWYKASGSKKPVVGFIAGETAPAGRTMGHAGAIVGGSDDTAQAKKRIMRECGIHVVDSPAEIGLKVKEVLG comes from the coding sequence ATGAGTGTTTTAGTCAATAAAGATTCCAAAATAATTGTACAAGGTTTTACTGGAAGTGAAGGTACCTTTCACGCAGGACAAATGATTGATTACGGTACGAACATCGTTGGTGGTGTTACTCCGGGTAAAGGTGGGCAAGAACATTTAGGGAAGCCAGTTTTTAATACTGTTCATGAAGCTGTTGAAAAAGTTGGAGCAGACACGACTATTATATTTGTTCCGCCAGCATTTGCTGCAGATGCAATTATGGAAGCTGCGAATGCAGGTATTAAAGTTATTATTACCATTACAGAAGGTATTCCTGTTGCAGATATGGTAAAAGCGTCTAACTATATTAAAAATATGGACTGTCGTTTAATCGGCCCTAACTGTCCAGGAGTTATTACTCCAGGTGAGGCTAAGGTTGGTATCATGCCAGGTTTTGTATTTAAAAAAGGCAATGTAGGTATTGTTTCTAAATCAGGAACATTAACATATGAAGCTGCTGATCAAGTAGTACGTCAAGGTTTAGGTATTACAACTGCTATTGGTATTGGTGGTGATCCAATTATTGGAACAACAACTAAAGAAGCTGTTGAAATGTTAATCAACGATCCTGAAACAGAATGTGTAGTAATGATTGGTGAAATTGGAGGTCAATTAGAGCCAGATGCTGCTAAGTGGTATAAAGCTAGTGGAAGTAAAAAACCAGTTGTAGGTTTTATTGCTGGTGAAACTGCTCCTGCAGGTAGAACAATGGGTCATGCTGGTGCAATCGTTGGTGGTAGTGATGATACCGCTCAAGCTAAAAAGCGTATCATGCGTGAGTGTGGTATTCACGTGGTAGATTCTCCTGCGGAGATTGGATTGAAAGTAAAAGAAGTATTGGGATAA
- the fabG gene encoding 3-oxoacyl-[acyl-carrier-protein] reductase — MKLLEGKNVIITGASRGIGTGIAQVFADHGANVAFTYSSSEAPALALEKELTAKGVKAKAYKSNAASFSDSEALVAQVLEDFDGTIDVLINNAGITKDNLLMRMSEDDFDKVIEINLKSVFNMTKAVQRTMLKQRKGSIINMSSVVGVKGNAGQTNYAASKAGMIGFTKSIALELGSRNIRCNAIAPGFIETEMTDKLDEKVVQGWRDGIPLKRGGSPEDIANACLFFASDLSGYVTGQVLNVDGGMLT, encoded by the coding sequence ATGAAGTTATTAGAAGGTAAAAACGTAATTATTACAGGTGCAAGTAGGGGTATAGGTACTGGTATTGCGCAGGTTTTTGCAGACCATGGAGCAAATGTGGCTTTTACATATAGCTCTAGTGAGGCACCAGCGCTAGCATTGGAAAAAGAATTGACGGCTAAGGGAGTTAAAGCAAAAGCATATAAAAGTAATGCAGCAAGCTTTAGTGATTCAGAAGCTCTAGTAGCTCAGGTTTTAGAAGATTTTGATGGTACTATTGATGTGTTGATTAACAATGCAGGAATTACAAAAGATAACCTTCTAATGCGTATGTCTGAGGATGATTTTGATAAAGTAATTGAAATTAACCTAAAATCGGTATTTAACATGACAAAAGCGGTACAACGTACTATGTTAAAGCAGCGTAAAGGATCTATAATTAATATGAGTAGTGTGGTTGGTGTTAAAGGTAATGCGGGTCAGACAAATTACGCAGCTTCAAAAGCCGGAATGATTGGTTTTACTAAATCTATTGCTTTAGAATTAGGTTCTAGGAATATTCGCTGTAATGCAATTGCTCCAGGGTTTATCGAGACAGAGATGACAGATAAACTTGATGAAAAAGTGGTTCAAGGTTGGAGAGACGGTATTCCTTTGAAAAGAGGTGGTAGTCCAGAAGATATTGCCAATGCTTGTTTGTTTTTTGCTTCTGATTTGTCAGGGTATGTAACGGGGCAGGTGTTAAATGTTGATGGTGGAATGCTAACTTAG
- a CDS encoding VWA domain-containing protein, which translates to MQIQTILLIILAAFVAVGVVIFQYYYKVKKRGKHTVLLSFLRFTALFSLFIVLINPKFKKVDYTVAKANLVVVADNSSSMANSSEQLNDFLDKIKNNKDLAEKFKIDYYQFGSSLENLGTLDLSEKKTDIAKALKTVATIYNNKKTVGVLLSDGNQTIGQDYEFYGNKSKIPFYSVVFGDTTAYEDVKVSQVNTNKFAFLKNKFPIESYISYDGDKTVNLPVSIAVDGKIVFKEQVRFSKLIKSKRVYTFVTADAVGVKTIVVSVGGLDTEKNKINNSKSVAVEVIDEKTKVTIVSSIVHPDLGALKMAIKSNEQRLVTIVEPNVDQKVFDDTDLFICYQPTSSFKEVYAFIAKEKRNHFTIVGTKTDLNFLNQSNLDFTLETGYPVEEVIGKLNTSFSKYDIATTDFINYPPLTSNSGAISFKSSYEPLMQMNIRGVDLANPLFAISENEKQKTAVLLGENIWKWRMQNYVNQENFEDFDTFIGKLTLFLSSDAKREQLSIDYKSVYENLGLAKVTATYFDETYVFDPKANLYIEINGGVKVPMLLKNNYFEADLSDLKAGTYSFKVGVVGKSVSKSGKFTVLDFDVEQQFFSSNHTKMTNFSEATTASLFYPEQIQEFITQLDSDKRFIPTQKSVENVVSLIDFKFLLGLIVIALSLEWIIRKYNGLI; encoded by the coding sequence ATGCAAATTCAGACTATTCTATTAATAATTTTAGCAGCATTTGTTGCTGTAGGAGTAGTCATTTTTCAATATTATTACAAAGTTAAAAAGAGAGGGAAACATACTGTTTTGCTCTCTTTTTTGCGTTTTACGGCGCTATTTTCTCTTTTTATAGTGCTTATAAATCCAAAATTTAAAAAAGTAGACTATACTGTAGCGAAAGCTAATTTAGTAGTGGTTGCAGATAATTCTAGTTCTATGGCAAATAGTTCTGAGCAGTTAAATGATTTTTTAGATAAAATAAAAAACAATAAAGATTTAGCAGAAAAATTTAAAATAGATTATTATCAATTCGGTAGCTCATTAGAAAACTTGGGCACCCTTGATCTTTCTGAAAAAAAGACGGATATCGCAAAAGCCTTAAAAACGGTTGCTACGATTTACAACAATAAGAAAACTGTTGGGGTATTACTTTCAGATGGTAATCAAACCATAGGTCAGGATTATGAATTTTATGGCAATAAGAGTAAGATTCCATTTTATTCGGTAGTTTTTGGAGACACTACGGCCTACGAAGATGTTAAAGTAAGTCAAGTGAACACTAATAAATTTGCCTTTTTAAAAAATAAGTTTCCAATAGAGTCCTATATCTCTTATGACGGGGATAAGACCGTTAACCTTCCTGTTTCTATTGCGGTAGATGGAAAAATTGTTTTTAAGGAACAAGTGAGGTTTTCTAAATTAATCAAATCAAAAAGAGTATATACGTTCGTAACTGCCGACGCTGTGGGTGTCAAAACTATAGTCGTTTCTGTAGGTGGTTTGGATACTGAGAAAAATAAGATCAATAATAGTAAATCTGTGGCTGTTGAAGTTATTGATGAGAAAACCAAAGTCACTATTGTTTCTTCTATAGTGCATCCTGATTTGGGAGCTTTAAAAATGGCGATTAAATCTAATGAGCAACGCCTGGTGACTATTGTGGAACCTAATGTTGATCAGAAAGTATTTGACGATACAGATCTTTTTATATGCTATCAACCCACTAGTAGTTTTAAAGAAGTTTATGCTTTTATTGCGAAAGAAAAACGAAATCATTTTACCATTGTTGGCACTAAAACTGATCTTAATTTTTTAAATCAATCTAACTTAGATTTTACCTTAGAAACAGGGTATCCTGTTGAAGAAGTTATCGGTAAGCTAAATACTTCTTTTTCTAAATATGATATAGCCACCACAGATTTCATTAATTACCCGCCTTTGACGAGTAATTCTGGAGCAATTAGTTTTAAAAGTTCTTATGAGCCCTTAATGCAGATGAATATAAGAGGAGTAGATCTTGCTAATCCGCTTTTTGCTATTTCGGAAAACGAAAAACAGAAGACAGCAGTTTTATTAGGTGAAAACATTTGGAAATGGCGAATGCAAAATTATGTGAACCAAGAGAATTTTGAAGATTTTGATACTTTCATAGGAAAGCTAACACTGTTTTTATCTAGTGACGCAAAAAGAGAGCAACTGTCAATCGATTATAAGTCGGTGTATGAAAATTTAGGCTTAGCAAAAGTAACGGCTACCTATTTTGATGAGACGTACGTGTTTGATCCTAAGGCTAATCTTTATATTGAAATAAATGGAGGGGTGAAAGTACCTATGCTCTTGAAAAATAATTATTTTGAAGCAGATTTAAGTGATTTAAAGGCAGGAACTTATTCTTTTAAAGTGGGTGTGGTTGGGAAGTCGGTTTCTAAATCCGGTAAATTTACTGTGTTAGATTTTGATGTAGAGCAGCAGTTTTTTTCGTCGAATCATACAAAAATGACGAACTTTTCTGAGGCAACAACAGCTTCACTTTTCTATCCAGAACAAATACAGGAATTTATAACGCAGTTAGATTCGGATAAACGCTTTATACCTACTCAAAAGAGCGTTGAAAATGTTGTATCTTTGATAGACTTTAAATTCCTTCTAGGGCTTATTGTTATAGCACTTTCATTAGAATGGATCATCAGAAAATATAACGGATTAATTTAA
- a CDS encoding prohibitin family protein → MDKLPKIALPAVFALVVLIILISKSTVTVDSGQAGVLYKQFQGGVVTDEPPLGEGFHFVAPWNKVFIYEVRQQEVLEKMNVLSSNGLDIKLEASAWFEPVRSELGKLHQEKGEDYIQRVLLPTIRSAARSVVGRYTPEQLYSSKRDAIQQEIFDETKKIVEGEYIQLNEILVRDVTLPPTIKEAIERKLRQEQESLEYEFRLVTAKKEAEKVTIEAQGKADANRILSASLNDQILKDKGIDATLELSKSPNTKVVVVGGGESGLPLILGNN, encoded by the coding sequence ATGGATAAATTGCCAAAAATTGCATTACCTGCAGTCTTCGCATTAGTAGTTTTAATAATATTAATTTCAAAATCTACCGTCACGGTTGACTCTGGTCAGGCGGGTGTGTTGTACAAACAATTTCAAGGTGGTGTGGTTACAGATGAGCCACCATTAGGGGAGGGCTTTCATTTTGTAGCGCCATGGAATAAAGTGTTTATCTACGAGGTAAGGCAACAAGAAGTGTTAGAGAAAATGAATGTTTTATCTAGTAATGGTTTGGATATTAAATTAGAAGCTTCGGCTTGGTTTGAGCCTGTTCGTAGTGAATTAGGGAAGTTGCACCAGGAAAAGGGAGAAGATTATATTCAAAGAGTTTTATTGCCTACTATACGTTCTGCTGCGCGTTCTGTGGTAGGTCGTTACACACCAGAACAATTATATTCTAGTAAGCGTGATGCTATACAACAAGAGATTTTTGATGAGACAAAAAAAATTGTAGAGGGGGAGTATATTCAACTTAATGAAATTTTAGTGCGCGATGTAACGCTGCCGCCAACTATTAAGGAAGCTATTGAACGTAAATTACGCCAGGAGCAAGAGTCTTTAGAATATGAGTTCCGTTTAGTTACCGCTAAGAAGGAAGCTGAAAAAGTAACTATAGAAGCACAAGGTAAGGCAGATGCCAACCGCATATTAAGTGCATCTTTAAATGATCAAATTTTAAAAGATAAAGGTATAGATGCTACATTGGAGCTTTCTAAATCACCAAATACTAAAGTTGTTGTAGTAGGTGGGGGAGAATCTGGATTACCTTTAATTTTAGGGAACAATTAA